The following coding sequences lie in one Alloacidobacterium dinghuense genomic window:
- the ald gene encoding alanine dehydrogenase has protein sequence MIIGVPKEVKDHESRVGITPAGVKALTEAGHKVLVQTHAGELSAFTDDEYQAAGAEIVGSAHNVWGNADMVVKVKEPIEKEYGFFREGLVLFTYLHLAPVPELTEQLLTKKVTGIAYETIRDKAGTLPLLTPMSEVAGRMSVQVGASYLEKEKGGRGLLLGGVPGVPPANVCIIGGGIVGTNAAKIAVGMGAKVTIVDLNLNRLRELDDIFNGKLFTLASNSYNIARTVQEADLVIGGVLIPGAAAPKIVTKAMVEKMKKGAVIVDVAIDQGGCIETAKPTTHSKPSYEVNGVVHYCVTNMPAAVPNTSTLALTNATFAYVMRLAQRGTKTAILEDDGIRDGVNTYDGILTCEPVAKSQKKDWKPVRELLA, from the coding sequence ATGATTATCGGAGTACCGAAGGAAGTTAAAGACCACGAAAGCCGCGTCGGCATCACGCCCGCAGGCGTGAAGGCTCTCACCGAGGCAGGACACAAAGTACTCGTCCAAACTCACGCCGGCGAGCTTTCCGCTTTTACCGACGACGAATACCAAGCTGCAGGTGCGGAGATTGTCGGCTCAGCCCATAACGTCTGGGGCAATGCCGACATGGTCGTGAAGGTGAAAGAGCCGATCGAGAAAGAATACGGCTTCTTCCGCGAAGGACTTGTACTCTTCACCTATCTCCACCTCGCGCCCGTTCCTGAACTCACCGAGCAACTCCTCACGAAGAAAGTGACGGGCATCGCTTACGAAACCATTCGCGACAAAGCAGGAACGCTCCCTCTTCTCACTCCAATGTCTGAAGTAGCGGGCCGCATGTCGGTGCAGGTCGGCGCTTCGTATCTCGAAAAGGAAAAGGGCGGCCGCGGCCTCCTGCTCGGCGGCGTACCTGGTGTGCCTCCGGCGAATGTCTGCATCATTGGAGGCGGCATCGTCGGCACGAACGCGGCAAAGATCGCAGTCGGCATGGGCGCAAAAGTCACCATTGTTGATCTCAACCTAAACCGTCTGCGCGAACTCGACGACATCTTCAACGGCAAGCTCTTCACCCTCGCGTCGAACTCCTATAACATCGCGCGCACCGTGCAGGAAGCCGATCTCGTTATCGGAGGCGTTCTGATACCGGGCGCAGCCGCACCAAAGATCGTCACCAAAGCCATGGTCGAAAAGATGAAGAAGGGCGCCGTCATCGTTGACGTGGCGATCGACCAGGGTGGCTGCATCGAAACCGCGAAGCCGACGACCCACAGCAAGCCGTCTTATGAAGTCAATGGAGTGGTGCACTATTGTGTCACGAACATGCCCGCGGCCGTGCCGAACACATCCACACTTGCGCTGACAAACGCAACGTTTGCGTATGTCATGCGCCTTGCGCAGCGCGGCACAAAAACAGCGATCCTTGAAGACGACGGCATTCGTGACGGCGTCAACACTTACGATGGCATCCTCACCTGCGAGCCGGTGGCCAAGTCGCAGAAGAAAGATTGGAAGCCCGTCCGCGAGCTGCTCGCATAG
- a CDS encoding aldehyde dehydrogenase family protein produces the protein MSHELYKNLIGGQWVTAKTGKTFLNINPADKNDIVGEFQSSGAEDVDAAVKAAEAAYKTWRLVPAPKRAEILYRTGQLLEQRKEQYAQEMTREMGKVIAETRGDVQEAIDTAYYMAGEGRRLFGQTTPSELQNKFAMSVRMPVGVCGMIAPWNFPMAIPSWKLFPALVCGNTCVIKPAEDTPLSTFNLVQTLIDAGLPKGVVNIVTGYGPDAGAPIVSHPGVRAVSFTGSSEVGRIVGQTAAANFKPCSLEMGGKNAMIVLDDANLDLALDGAVWGAFGTAGQRCTATSRIILHKKIAADFTEKLVARAKALKVGNGLDESTEMGPQINEQQIETSTKYSKIAQDEGAKLLCGGARLADGPYANGTFFAPTVLAGVKPTMRIAQEEVFGPVVSLIECSSFDEALGIANGIQYGLSTALYSRDVNHAYRAMRDLEAGITYVNAPTIGAEVHLPFGGVKQTGNGHREGGTGALDFYTTWKSVYVDYSDKLQRAQID, from the coding sequence ATGTCACACGAGCTCTACAAAAACCTCATCGGCGGCCAGTGGGTCACTGCAAAGACCGGCAAGACCTTCCTGAACATCAATCCCGCCGACAAGAATGACATCGTCGGCGAATTCCAGTCCTCCGGCGCGGAAGATGTGGACGCAGCCGTCAAAGCGGCCGAGGCTGCCTACAAGACCTGGCGTCTCGTTCCCGCTCCCAAGCGCGCCGAAATCCTCTATCGCACCGGCCAGTTGCTGGAGCAACGCAAAGAGCAGTATGCGCAGGAGATGACGCGCGAGATGGGCAAGGTCATCGCCGAAACCCGCGGCGACGTGCAGGAAGCCATCGACACCGCCTACTACATGGCCGGCGAAGGCCGCCGTCTCTTCGGCCAGACCACGCCGTCCGAGTTGCAGAACAAGTTCGCCATGTCCGTGCGCATGCCGGTCGGCGTGTGCGGCATGATCGCGCCCTGGAACTTTCCCATGGCCATTCCCTCGTGGAAGCTTTTCCCTGCACTCGTCTGCGGCAACACCTGCGTCATCAAGCCCGCAGAAGACACGCCGCTGTCTACATTCAACCTGGTCCAGACGCTCATCGACGCGGGTCTACCGAAAGGCGTCGTCAACATCGTCACCGGATATGGCCCAGACGCCGGCGCGCCCATCGTTTCGCATCCTGGGGTCCGCGCCGTGTCATTTACTGGATCATCCGAAGTAGGCCGCATCGTCGGCCAGACTGCGGCCGCGAACTTCAAACCTTGCTCGCTGGAGATGGGCGGCAAGAACGCGATGATCGTCCTCGACGACGCCAACCTCGACCTCGCGCTGGATGGAGCGGTCTGGGGAGCCTTCGGCACCGCAGGCCAGCGCTGCACGGCAACGAGCCGCATCATTCTGCACAAGAAAATCGCTGCTGATTTCACCGAAAAACTCGTCGCCCGCGCTAAAGCGCTCAAGGTTGGCAATGGTCTCGACGAATCGACCGAGATGGGCCCGCAGATCAACGAGCAGCAGATTGAAACCTCGACCAAGTACAGCAAGATCGCGCAGGACGAAGGGGCGAAGCTTCTCTGCGGAGGCGCGCGCCTCGCTGACGGCCCCTATGCGAACGGCACATTCTTCGCGCCGACAGTGCTCGCTGGGGTAAAACCAACCATGCGCATCGCGCAGGAGGAAGTCTTCGGTCCCGTCGTCAGCTTGATTGAATGCAGCAGCTTCGATGAAGCTCTCGGGATCGCGAATGGCATCCAGTACGGCCTCTCGACCGCGCTCTATTCGCGCGACGTGAATCACGCCTACCGCGCCATGCGCGACCTGGAAGCCGGTATTACCTACGTCAACGCACCTACCATCGGCGCGGAAGTTCACCTGCCTTTCGGTGGCGTGAAGCAGACCGGCAACGGCCATCGTGAAGGCGGCACCGGTGCTCTGGACTTCTATACAACGTGGAAATCAGTCTACGTTGACTACTCGGACAAATTGCAGCGTGCACAAATCGACTGA
- a CDS encoding rod shape-determining protein, producing the protein MSSNGFSSRSSRSHGLRSLFSMFSSDLAIDLGTANTLVYARGKGIVVNEPSIVAINKNTGEVEAVGKEAKEMLGRTPGNIVAIKPMKDGVIADFKVTEKMLNYFIQKAHNRKMLVHPRIVIGVPSEITQVEKRAVEDSAYRAKASEVFLVEQAMVAAIGAGLPITEPSGNMVVDIGGGTTDIAVISLAGIVYSRSVRMAGNQMDEAVMNYLKRKYNLLIGERTAEQIKQEIGSAYPLEKPLTMEIKGRNLIEGVPKTITIDDSEIREALGECISTIMNAIRVALERTPPELSADISDRGIVLTGGGALIKNLDKRIREETGLPVSIADDPLASVVLGTGKMLSDFRLLRKIKID; encoded by the coding sequence ATGTCATCGAACGGTTTCTCTTCGCGCTCTTCGCGGTCGCACGGTCTGCGCTCGCTGTTCAGTATGTTTTCCAGTGACCTGGCCATTGATTTGGGCACTGCCAATACGCTCGTCTACGCCCGGGGCAAGGGCATCGTCGTGAACGAGCCCTCGATTGTCGCCATCAACAAAAATACGGGCGAGGTCGAAGCCGTGGGCAAGGAGGCCAAAGAGATGCTGGGCCGCACGCCCGGCAACATCGTGGCGATCAAGCCGATGAAGGACGGCGTAATCGCCGACTTCAAAGTCACAGAAAAGATGTTGAACTACTTCATTCAAAAGGCGCATAACCGCAAGATGCTGGTGCATCCGCGCATCGTGATCGGCGTGCCCTCTGAGATTACGCAGGTGGAAAAGCGCGCGGTGGAAGACTCGGCCTATCGCGCCAAGGCGAGTGAGGTCTTTCTTGTTGAACAGGCGATGGTTGCGGCCATCGGCGCGGGGCTGCCGATTACCGAGCCGTCGGGCAACATGGTTGTCGACATCGGTGGCGGGACCACCGATATTGCGGTGATTTCGCTGGCCGGCATTGTCTATTCGCGGTCGGTACGTATGGCCGGCAACCAGATGGATGAGGCAGTGATGAACTACCTCAAGCGGAAATACAATCTATTGATAGGCGAGCGCACGGCGGAGCAGATCAAGCAGGAGATTGGGTCCGCGTATCCGCTGGAGAAGCCGCTGACGATGGAGATCAAGGGACGCAACCTGATCGAAGGCGTGCCCAAAACCATCACCATCGACGACAGCGAGATTCGCGAGGCGCTGGGCGAGTGCATCTCGACGATCATGAATGCGATTCGCGTCGCGCTGGAGCGGACGCCACCTGAGCTCTCTGCCGATATCAGCGATCGCGGCATTGTGCTGACCGGTGGCGGCGCACTTATCAAGAACCTTGATAAGCGGATTCGCGAGGAGACTGGATTGCCGGTTTCGATCGCCGACGATCCGTTAGCCAGCGTGGTACTGGGGACGGGAAAAATGCTCAGCGACTTCCGTTTGCTGCGTAAGATCAAGATTGACTAG
- the mreC gene encoding rod shape-determining protein MreC yields MESFFSRYKNALVLIVVLLAQVIGVAIQVRRPLPKEHAQPDAGGIRLIRYWAISLVSPPERLVHWLGTSILGVWDNYLDLIHVRQQNKDLQSELQRIRIEEGGIVEDARQGQRLQQLLAFKQKYVYQTVPAQIIGTSGTEQSRILSINKGSKDGVGVDMPVITPEGVVGRIREVFPHTSQVLEITDPTSGAGVILATTRIRGILRGTALGQPQVVNVMPDERIKAGEQVVTSGGDQIFPRGLAVGVVDRVVTDPDHDPLVDVLIHPAANLAQLEEVLVITNMGDVITPKQKLDMMQSEAAADAEQLKASEILAERLPSRIDPDAPKTDDENSDDSADAQGEGIARPMRPPAALRPDRFTPNTTPAAASLTPGARLAPQSEGSGTTTASAAKPHATVPASVGSENPNVTETAAAVPKKKGPDLVPDDGSRPPSTMAAHPTTPSSTASASAREETTGAAPVHAPMVMMPASSTHGPATATGSTATSTTRPAVNGSTVNGSAINGSSASFNGGTAHTTSASNGAATQPHATTAAGGGVPAATKPAGNSSALNGTITHTNATAGNGSTASPGTAALHATNPRPAAASADNSAGGEVKTKVVVDGPLPSGAKKPQPSASTAPASHQTPSAQTQQTQHAPTAPAVQHKAPELVPDDGSRPPPTMLKPKPQTQPTAPAQTQPQGGRQG; encoded by the coding sequence ATGGAATCCTTCTTCAGCCGTTATAAGAACGCCCTGGTCCTGATCGTGGTGCTTCTGGCACAGGTCATCGGCGTCGCCATACAGGTGCGCCGCCCTTTGCCGAAGGAGCATGCGCAGCCGGATGCCGGTGGTATACGCCTGATTCGCTACTGGGCGATCAGCTTGGTGTCGCCGCCGGAGCGGCTGGTGCATTGGCTGGGCACCAGCATTCTCGGCGTCTGGGACAACTATCTCGACCTGATCCATGTGCGGCAGCAAAATAAGGACCTTCAGTCAGAACTGCAGCGCATCCGTATCGAAGAAGGCGGGATCGTAGAGGATGCGCGGCAAGGGCAGCGGCTGCAGCAGTTGCTGGCTTTCAAGCAAAAGTACGTCTATCAGACGGTGCCCGCTCAGATCATTGGTACTTCCGGCACGGAACAGTCGCGCATTCTTTCGATTAATAAAGGATCGAAGGACGGAGTGGGCGTCGACATGCCGGTAATTACGCCCGAGGGAGTTGTTGGGCGGATTCGCGAAGTCTTTCCTCACACCAGCCAGGTACTCGAAATTACCGATCCGACCAGCGGCGCGGGCGTCATCCTTGCCACAACTCGCATCCGCGGCATCCTGCGTGGGACTGCGCTGGGCCAGCCGCAGGTGGTCAACGTGATGCCCGATGAGCGGATCAAGGCAGGCGAGCAGGTCGTGACCAGCGGTGGCGACCAGATTTTCCCGCGCGGACTGGCTGTTGGCGTTGTCGATCGCGTGGTGACCGATCCCGACCACGACCCGCTGGTGGATGTTTTGATTCATCCCGCGGCGAATCTCGCACAGCTGGAAGAAGTGCTGGTCATTACCAATATGGGCGACGTGATCACGCCCAAGCAGAAGCTGGACATGATGCAGAGTGAGGCAGCGGCGGATGCCGAGCAACTGAAGGCATCTGAGATTTTGGCGGAGCGGCTGCCGAGCCGGATCGATCCCGATGCGCCGAAGACCGATGATGAGAACAGCGACGATTCGGCGGACGCCCAAGGCGAGGGCATCGCCCGGCCGATGCGTCCACCGGCTGCGCTCCGTCCAGACCGCTTCACTCCGAATACAACTCCTGCGGCAGCAAGCCTGACCCCGGGTGCCCGCTTAGCCCCGCAATCGGAGGGTTCTGGGACCACCACGGCAAGCGCGGCAAAACCGCACGCGACAGTACCCGCAAGCGTCGGTTCGGAAAACCCCAACGTAACCGAAACCGCCGCTGCCGTGCCGAAGAAGAAAGGACCGGATCTGGTTCCCGACGATGGCAGCCGTCCGCCGTCGACAATGGCTGCGCATCCAACCACCCCGTCGTCAACGGCTAGCGCCTCCGCGCGCGAAGAGACAACAGGAGCCGCGCCGGTTCATGCGCCGATGGTAATGATGCCCGCGTCTTCGACTCATGGCCCGGCAACCGCGACCGGCAGTACCGCGACTTCCACCACCCGGCCAGCGGTCAATGGGTCAACAGTCAATGGGTCAGCGATCAATGGATCATCGGCCTCTTTCAACGGCGGCACAGCGCATACCACGAGCGCGAGCAACGGCGCCGCGACCCAGCCTCATGCGACAACAGCTGCCGGAGGCGGAGTTCCAGCTGCCACCAAGCCTGCGGGTAATTCCTCAGCGTTGAATGGCACAATCACTCATACGAATGCCACGGCAGGGAACGGCAGCACAGCATCGCCCGGAACCGCTGCTCTCCATGCAACGAACCCTCGGCCTGCCGCCGCAAGCGCGGACAACAGCGCGGGCGGTGAGGTCAAAACGAAGGTGGTAGTGGACGGCCCGCTGCCCTCAGGCGCGAAGAAGCCCCAGCCGTCCGCATCGACTGCCCCCGCGAGCCATCAAACTCCATCAGCGCAAACCCAGCAGACACAACATGCTCCAACCGCGCCGGCAGTGCAACACAAGGCGCCAGAGCTGGTTCCGGATGATGGCAGCCGTCCTCCTCCGACGATGTTGAAGCCCAAGCCGCAAACGCAGCCGACGGCTCCGGCGCAAACCCAGCCTCAAGGAGGCCGTCAGGGATGA
- the mreD gene encoding rod shape-determining protein MreD — translation MSRLIAASRRDVEVQPYPLIVFVLVPLLALGLQSFVSLHFQRFDILDLPLLVTIYFAITRRNPIAGTITGGVIGIAQDALTRQPLGIFGICKSIIGYLAASLGVRIDTENHGTRALLTLAFVFLHSGMYWVLVRRLLVQPYAWNWLHELLRALINMVVGVILFALLDLAKRKEY, via the coding sequence ATGAGCAGGCTCATCGCCGCATCGCGGCGCGATGTTGAGGTTCAGCCGTATCCTCTGATCGTTTTCGTTCTGGTGCCGCTGCTGGCCCTGGGACTGCAGTCCTTTGTCTCGCTGCACTTCCAGCGCTTCGATATTCTGGACCTGCCGCTGCTCGTGACAATTTACTTCGCCATCACGCGGCGCAATCCGATTGCCGGCACCATCACAGGGGGAGTGATTGGCATCGCTCAGGATGCCCTTACTCGCCAGCCGCTCGGCATCTTTGGCATTTGCAAGTCGATCATCGGCTATCTGGCCGCATCGCTGGGAGTAAGAATCGACACGGAGAATCACGGCACGCGCGCGTTGCTGACGTTGGCCTTCGTGTTTTTGCATAGCGGCATGTACTGGGTGCTGGTGCGGAGGTTACTAGTGCAGCCGTACGCATGGAACTGGCTTCACGAACTGTTGCGGGCGCTGATCAATATGGTTGTTGGAGTCATTCTTTTCGCGCTGCTGGATCTCGCGAAGCGCAAGGAATACTAG
- the mrdA gene encoding penicillin-binding protein 2: MHNREEKLPGIKLTVIQYVIVGILLILIFGLWRLQVVGAENYHALAEANRIRKVPILAPRGKLFDREGRLVVDNYPSVSCFLVREQGHDYMADLPIIARGLNMTVDQIDAILKKYRTAPKYQPLPLKQDITPDEEEFIEAHRDEFPELETVEEQRRLYPKDGFAAHLIGYVGEVSEDMLNNPQYAYYEPGDVVGKSGVEQSYDSLLRGQDGSQDVIVDSHGREVGKLGTEHAVPGKSLKLTIDIDVQRAAENALGDRNGAIIAMDPHTGEVLAMVSRPTFDPNDFAVRIGREEWNKLITDPEHPLLNKAIQAQLAPGSTFKIIMSFAGLEEGVAQDMKVHCSGGVSLFGTYQKCWVHSGHGEVDIHKAIYQSCDVFFYTLAARLGIEKIAKWAHAVGIGEKTGIDLPNEVSGVMPSAEWKMKYFHQRWYPGEVTSVGIGQGAVTATPVQMARALSGIASGGVMKRPHVVFPDELPEDYRKAMYDSFPGSGDKAIQIDPDSWETITDAMALVLSPAGTDPSAHLEGIDFAGKTGSAQTMSNALAARLGHAHSVKDNAWFVGFTPRRNPDIVVCILFEAGEHGKLAGRLAARVIEAYVNKQRRLENNLIAKAPQKVDVGALWDNPTAPKIFGGKQVVKPQGDQAEMWGGHFYLTVPPVVASAKAP; this comes from the coding sequence ATGCATAATCGGGAAGAAAAGCTGCCAGGCATCAAGCTGACGGTCATTCAATATGTGATCGTCGGCATTCTGCTGATTCTGATTTTCGGTCTGTGGCGGCTGCAGGTGGTGGGCGCGGAAAATTACCACGCGCTCGCTGAAGCCAACCGCATCCGCAAGGTCCCGATTCTTGCTCCGCGAGGAAAGCTGTTCGACCGCGAAGGACGACTGGTCGTCGATAACTATCCTTCGGTCTCGTGCTTTCTGGTGCGTGAGCAGGGCCATGACTACATGGCGGATCTGCCGATTATTGCGCGCGGATTGAACATGACGGTCGACCAGATCGACGCGATTTTGAAAAAGTATCGCACCGCGCCAAAGTATCAGCCGCTGCCTTTGAAGCAGGACATTACACCGGACGAGGAGGAGTTCATCGAGGCGCATCGCGATGAGTTTCCAGAGCTCGAAACCGTAGAAGAACAGCGACGCCTGTACCCCAAAGATGGTTTTGCCGCGCACCTGATTGGCTATGTGGGTGAGGTCAGCGAGGACATGCTGAACAATCCGCAATATGCCTATTACGAGCCGGGCGATGTGGTGGGCAAGTCAGGCGTGGAGCAATCATACGATTCGCTGCTGCGCGGCCAGGACGGTTCGCAGGATGTAATTGTCGACAGCCATGGCCGCGAGGTAGGCAAGCTGGGCACGGAGCATGCGGTTCCCGGCAAGAGCCTGAAGCTGACGATCGATATCGATGTCCAGCGTGCGGCGGAGAACGCTCTTGGCGATCGCAATGGCGCGATCATCGCCATGGATCCGCATACGGGCGAAGTGCTGGCAATGGTGAGTCGGCCCACCTTCGATCCAAATGACTTCGCGGTGCGTATCGGGCGCGAGGAATGGAACAAGCTCATCACCGATCCTGAGCACCCGCTGCTGAATAAGGCGATTCAGGCGCAGCTTGCTCCGGGGTCGACGTTTAAGATCATTATGTCGTTCGCCGGCCTCGAAGAGGGCGTAGCTCAGGACATGAAGGTGCATTGCTCAGGCGGTGTGAGTCTGTTCGGGACCTACCAGAAGTGCTGGGTGCATAGTGGCCACGGGGAAGTCGACATTCACAAGGCCATTTATCAGTCCTGTGACGTGTTCTTTTACACGCTGGCGGCGAGGCTGGGGATTGAGAAGATTGCGAAGTGGGCACATGCGGTTGGCATCGGCGAGAAGACCGGAATCGATCTGCCCAATGAAGTGTCCGGCGTAATGCCCTCTGCAGAGTGGAAGATGAAATACTTCCATCAGAGATGGTATCCGGGCGAGGTCACGTCTGTTGGCATCGGTCAGGGTGCGGTGACGGCGACACCGGTACAGATGGCGCGGGCGCTTTCCGGGATTGCTTCTGGTGGCGTGATGAAACGGCCACACGTGGTTTTTCCAGACGAACTGCCGGAAGACTATCGCAAGGCGATGTACGACTCTTTCCCCGGTTCCGGAGACAAGGCTATACAGATCGATCCGGATAGCTGGGAGACGATCACCGACGCTATGGCGCTGGTCCTGAGCCCTGCAGGAACCGACCCGAGCGCGCATCTTGAAGGTATCGATTTTGCCGGCAAGACGGGCAGCGCGCAGACCATGAGCAACGCGCTGGCAGCGCGGCTCGGGCATGCCCATTCTGTAAAGGACAATGCGTGGTTTGTTGGCTTCACGCCCCGGCGCAATCCAGACATCGTGGTCTGCATTCTGTTTGAAGCCGGTGAGCACGGCAAGCTGGCAGGCCGTCTGGCCGCTCGCGTGATAGAGGCGTATGTGAACAAACAGCGGCGCCTTGAAAATAATCTGATCGCCAAAGCGCCACAGAAGGTGGACGTGGGCGCGCTCTGGGACAATCCTACCGCCCCGAAGATTTTTGGCGGCAAGCAGGTTGTGAAGCCGCAGGGCGATCAGGCGGAGATGTGGGGCGGCCATTTTTATCTGACTGTGCCCCCGGTTGTGGCTTCGGCGAAGGCGCCGTGA
- a CDS encoding GIY-YIG nuclease family protein, which translates to MSDREHHYYVYLMSSRTRVLYCGMTNDLASRVAEHKGRAFSGFSADYKCHRLVWYENFRYVNNAIDREKQIKRWRRDKKLVLIQEMNPAWVDLSEEWFK; encoded by the coding sequence ATGAGCGATCGGGAACATCACTACTACGTCTACTTGATGTCGAGCAGAACGAGGGTCCTCTATTGCGGCATGACAAATGATCTTGCGAGCCGAGTTGCCGAGCATAAGGGTAGAGCGTTTTCGGGGTTTAGTGCTGACTACAAGTGTCATCGTCTGGTTTGGTATGAAAATTTCAGGTATGTGAACAATGCGATAGACCGGGAAAAGCAGATCAAACGCTGGAGACGTGACAAGAAACTTGTCTTAATTCAAGAGATGAATCCGGCGTGGGTGGATTTGAGCGAAGAGTGGTTTAAATAA
- the rodA gene encoding rod shape-determining protein RodA, whose amino-acid sequence MRRFLSLRDFDWTLLGFVLILSVISILEIYSATMHTKFVGFHKMQVLWLIGGLVAMFVFSVIDYHFLFDFIHWIYGFCVVSLVAVLAVGTKVLGARRWIKLPGGIHFQPSEWVKLVLIVAVARYFVGLSGREELTWKDIFKAMALVGVPMLLVLKQPDLGTALTYSPILLVGLFLGGIDWKKAGIILLVGLLAVGVVWKSGKVLKPYQKARLTSFMNPDNDPQGTGYQIRQSLIAVGDGGVFGRGATKGTQTQGDFLPIPYTDFIFAAFCEEHGFIGATVVLLLYFLILMRLIQNAQTAADQSGTLIVMGVVAVLIFQIAVNIGMVIGLMPVTGIPLPLMSYGGSSVLFTFLALGMVMNVRMNRFVN is encoded by the coding sequence ATGCGCCGCTTTCTCTCACTTCGCGATTTTGACTGGACCCTGCTGGGGTTCGTGCTGATTCTTTCCGTCATCAGCATTCTCGAGATCTACAGCGCGACCATGCACACGAAATTCGTCGGCTTCCACAAAATGCAGGTGTTGTGGCTGATCGGCGGCCTCGTCGCCATGTTCGTCTTTTCGGTGATTGACTACCATTTCCTGTTTGACTTCATTCACTGGATCTATGGATTTTGCGTGGTCTCGCTCGTCGCAGTCCTGGCGGTCGGCACCAAGGTGCTTGGCGCGCGGCGCTGGATCAAATTGCCCGGAGGCATTCATTTTCAACCATCCGAGTGGGTGAAACTGGTACTTATCGTCGCCGTAGCGCGCTATTTTGTCGGTCTTTCGGGCCGCGAAGAATTGACATGGAAGGACATCTTCAAAGCGATGGCGCTCGTAGGAGTCCCGATGCTGCTGGTCTTGAAGCAGCCTGATCTAGGAACAGCCCTGACCTACTCGCCAATCCTGCTCGTCGGACTGTTTCTCGGCGGAATTGACTGGAAGAAGGCCGGGATCATTCTCCTCGTCGGACTACTGGCGGTAGGTGTCGTCTGGAAGAGCGGCAAGGTGTTGAAACCCTATCAGAAAGCCCGTCTGACCAGTTTCATGAACCCGGATAACGACCCGCAGGGGACCGGCTATCAGATTCGCCAATCACTGATTGCGGTAGGCGACGGCGGGGTCTTCGGCCGGGGAGCCACCAAGGGCACACAAACCCAAGGCGACTTCCTGCCGATTCCGTATACGGATTTCATTTTTGCCGCGTTCTGTGAGGAGCACGGCTTTATCGGCGCGACGGTCGTCTTACTGCTATACTTCTTGATATTGATGCGTTTGATTCAAAACGCTCAAACAGCCGCGGACCAGTCCGGAACGCTCATCGTGATGGGTGTGGTAGCCGTTTTGATCTTTCAGATCGCGGTGAACATCGGGATGGTGATCGGGCTGATGCCAGTTACCGGAATTCCTTTACCGTTAATGAGTTACGGTGGATCTTCGGTACTGTTCACGTTTCTGGCTCTGGGAATGGTAATGAACGTCCGTATGAACCGCTTCGTGAACTGA